A single genomic interval of Streptomyces showdoensis harbors:
- a CDS encoding DUF5047 domain-containing protein — MVLFRTDGSVDRLDHEGGTVTVDRGSQCRRTCSVTVPDPALIPRTPTDKLAVYGARLRISRGVQYSDGTQELVPVGVFRLDEVSGDIDEGPVTLSGKSLECIVQDDKFTTPYRASGTAVGAITALIQRTLPDAIVTSTATDAAIGPRTWDVEGDPWAAVIELAAAIGATCYCTADGEFMVAELPDLATATPVWSIAAGEGGAYVQASRGMTSDKVFNGVLARGENTENNIAPVSSLVVDNDASSPTYWSGPFGHRPTFYSSSTLITTAACTAAATLLLRSAQAPNASADITSLPNPALEAGDVVRVVYPDGTKELHQVASFPIPLDIGGAFTVQTISAKEGS, encoded by the coding sequence GTGGTCCTCTTCCGCACCGACGGCTCCGTCGACCGGCTGGACCACGAGGGCGGCACGGTCACCGTGGACCGCGGGTCGCAATGCCGCCGCACCTGCTCCGTCACTGTGCCCGACCCGGCGCTCATCCCGCGCACGCCGACGGACAAGCTGGCCGTCTACGGCGCCCGTCTACGGATCTCCCGCGGCGTGCAGTACTCCGACGGCACGCAGGAGCTGGTGCCGGTCGGCGTGTTCCGGCTCGATGAGGTGTCCGGCGACATCGACGAAGGGCCGGTCACGCTCAGCGGCAAGAGCCTCGAATGCATCGTCCAGGACGACAAGTTCACGACCCCGTACCGAGCGTCCGGGACAGCCGTCGGGGCGATCACCGCCCTCATTCAGAGGACGCTGCCTGACGCGATTGTGACGAGTACCGCCACTGACGCCGCCATCGGGCCCCGCACGTGGGATGTGGAGGGCGACCCGTGGGCTGCAGTCATCGAGCTGGCCGCCGCGATCGGTGCCACCTGCTACTGCACGGCTGACGGCGAGTTCATGGTCGCAGAGCTCCCCGACCTGGCCACGGCCACCCCAGTCTGGTCGATCGCGGCCGGCGAAGGCGGCGCCTACGTCCAGGCCTCCCGAGGCATGACCAGCGACAAGGTCTTCAACGGGGTCTTGGCCAGGGGCGAGAACACCGAGAACAACATCGCTCCAGTCTCCAGCCTGGTCGTCGACAACGACGCCAGCAGTCCCACGTACTGGTCGGGCCCCTTCGGGCACCGGCCCACCTTCTACTCGTCGAGCACGCTCATCACCACCGCGGCCTGTACCGCGGCCGCCACGCTGCTGCTCCGCTCAGCGCAAGCACCGAACGCCTCGGCCGACATCACGTCGCTGCCGAACCCGGCACTTGAAGCAGGGGACGTCGTGCGGGTCGTGTACCCCGACGGCACCAAGGAGCTCCACCAGGTGGCCAGCTTCCCCATCCCGCTCGACATCGGCGGTGCCTTCACCGTACAGACGATCAGCGCGAAGGAGGGCTCGTGA
- a CDS encoding phage tail protein, with the protein MSGDTMVNITRAADLTMVGANGGGWVAPVGTAALASPLAQPTDPWQALGAISDDGLVNGWDEESQQFTPWGLTSPFRTQITQSVRTFSLTVWETSRLPVMSLHYRIDEDDLAPVSGITKFAETASPVPDRRAFWFLVIDGDSYRGFYVPQGEINERSDVTYKQDEMSGFEWTITTYPDAAGNTVYHVDKIPATPADPLS; encoded by the coding sequence ATGTCTGGAGACACCATGGTCAACATCACCCGCGCCGCGGATCTCACGATGGTCGGCGCCAACGGCGGCGGCTGGGTCGCCCCTGTCGGCACCGCGGCACTCGCCTCGCCTCTCGCTCAGCCCACTGACCCCTGGCAGGCCCTCGGAGCCATCTCCGACGACGGCCTCGTCAACGGCTGGGACGAGGAGTCGCAGCAGTTCACCCCGTGGGGCCTGACCTCCCCGTTCCGTACCCAGATCACCCAGTCGGTGAGGACGTTCTCCCTGACCGTGTGGGAGACGTCCCGGCTGCCGGTGATGTCGCTGCACTACCGCATCGACGAGGACGACCTCGCCCCGGTCTCCGGCATCACCAAGTTCGCCGAGACCGCGAGCCCGGTGCCGGACCGCCGTGCGTTCTGGTTCCTCGTCATCGACGGCGACAGCTACCGCGGCTTCTACGTCCCCCAGGGGGAGATCAACGAGCGGTCCGACGTCACCTACAAGCAGGACGAGATGTCCGGCTTCGAGTGGACGATCACGACCTACCCGGACGCCGCCGGCAACACGGTCTACCACGTCGACAAGATCCCGGCGACGCCTGCGGACCCGCTGAGCTGA
- a CDS encoding N-acetylmuramoyl-L-alanine amidase, with translation MAWYPGATKYELQPESDSQPAIRPTQLIMHSIIAPWTAKRTFEYWRDSTNLESHFGLGYEGDLGQFIGTETRADANYRANRRPDGTGAVSVETASNLKGSDPWTPAQVEALIELGVWLHKTHGIPLRICRSWDDPGFGYHRLHEEWAVSGTSCPGDARVKQFREVVFPGIVARAGGQPAPTPKPPTAPRPVVDLSRLIAAARTDPPKAGTPVSYPGVRTVEDALVKEGLLARSLADGHFGSATRTAYAAWQRRLGYSGSAADGIPGMKSLTKLGNKHGFSVVA, from the coding sequence ATGGCCTGGTACCCGGGCGCCACGAAGTACGAGCTGCAGCCGGAGTCCGACAGCCAGCCGGCGATCCGTCCGACGCAACTCATCATGCATTCGATCATCGCGCCTTGGACGGCGAAGCGGACCTTCGAGTACTGGCGCGACAGCACCAACCTGGAGTCCCACTTCGGTCTGGGCTACGAGGGCGACCTCGGCCAGTTCATAGGCACGGAGACACGGGCTGACGCCAACTACCGGGCGAACCGGCGCCCGGACGGGACCGGCGCCGTGTCGGTCGAGACCGCGTCGAACCTGAAGGGCTCCGACCCGTGGACCCCGGCACAGGTCGAGGCGCTGATCGAGCTCGGCGTGTGGCTGCACAAGACGCACGGCATCCCGCTGCGGATCTGCCGCTCCTGGGACGACCCCGGGTTCGGCTACCACCGTCTGCACGAGGAGTGGGCGGTGTCCGGCACGTCGTGTCCGGGTGATGCGCGGGTGAAGCAGTTCCGCGAGGTCGTGTTCCCGGGCATCGTCGCCCGGGCCGGCGGCCAGCCCGCCCCCACGCCGAAGCCCCCGACTGCCCCGCGGCCGGTCGTCGACCTGTCCCGCCTGATCGCGGCCGCCAGGACGGACCCGCCGAAGGCTGGCACCCCCGTCTCGTACCCCGGCGTGCGGACCGTCGAGGACGCCCTCGTGAAGGAGGGCCTCCTCGCGCGCAGTCTGGCTGACGGGCACTTCGGCAGCGCGACCAGGACGGCCTACGCGGCCTGGCAGCGACGCCTCGGCTACAGCGGCTCGGCCGCCGACGGCATCCCTGGGATGAAGTCCCTCACCAAGCTCGGCAACAAGCACGGGTTCTCCGTGGTTGCCTAA